The Pelodiscus sinensis isolate JC-2024 chromosome 24, ASM4963464v1, whole genome shotgun sequence genomic interval ctcatgaaaccttatagaaaagagagagaatcaccagtcAGGTGCCAGGGGTTGGGTGGGAGTGTGCATCCCACCCCCCATTGGGGTATGttccagccctgagtctcccCCGCCAGTGCTCATGGTGGGGGGAGCTGAACATTGCTGGCTGCCCCCcgttgtcagggagcgaggggaaagtgcccagtttgctgcattcctcactctggctggggaccCCAGGAAGAAGATGAatctggatctgccccagccagagAACATACACCCCGCCCCCGGCTGTGCCTGATGAAGCTGCAGTGGCCAAAGCGAGgtgctgctgcagtgacagagggcGGGGGTCGTcctccctcctgcatcctgaGCACCCCGCtccgcagccccgccccagagcaaagatcgaaatgaagaaaaacacaaactgaaaggccaggtaaatcttccagtaACTCCCCAAAGGCCACTGCTGAGCCGGTGTCTGCTGACCAGTGGGGTTGTGACATTCCCTGCCAGCTGAGGGGCTGCCCCATAAGACTTAAATGGCACAGAGGCCTGGAGATGGGCACCTGACGTTCACCCCTTCAGGTCAGAGGTGGGTAGACCAAGCAGCTGCTCCTGTCCcactggggctggggaggtaacGAGAGGGCCTCACCTGCAGATGAAATAAACCAGGAAGCTGCAGGAGCCCCAACAACCAGCATCCCACCCAGAGGTCCCACccacaaacagaaaaacaagGATTGCAAACAGGAAATTACACCATCGCTAGGAGCTGCCGTTCCTGCCACATGCCTCAAGAATGCCGCCATGCTGGCATTGCATCTTGAGTACGCAGCATTGCTTCACGGAGGCCTTGCAGCCCAAATAAGAATCTCTGCATCAAACGATTAAGACTGATGGGCGTGGTTATCATACGACGATCAGTTATGGTGAAATTAATCCCTCTTCTCCAGGGCAGGTGGGGAAATAATcgtccctccccttccacccaacCGTGAAAAATATCGCTCTGCCAATGAACAATGTTTCATTTTCATCAAacgtttttcttttaaaaaccccTATTTTGTGGTGGGAACCTGCAGTGCTGCAGGGAACGCTGCCGTTGTGCCAAGACGCTGTTTTCCACAGATAAAACATTCCAGCCAAGAAACCATTGACCGAGTCTGCTCCCGTGTtgcatgccctcccctccccccactgaatTCCTGTTGCGTTGCCACAATTTTCAAAGCATTTGCCCGGTGAACACTCAAACAAACGAGCTGACAGCACTTTGCCCATGATTAGCTCTATGCCCTgacccagcgctcccccccccccaaatcacacCCGGAGACAATCAAAGGAACATTGATTGTTACCCCTACAAATaggagcagaatctggccttttaTGCTCTGATCAGCACCAATGTAACTCTTGTCTAGAAAGAGAAATGGATTGGCTAACGTGACAGATTTTCTTAGGAAACGAGAGATAACATGCGATGGTTCATCACTGGCACACAAGAGCATCTGACTTCAGGATAGTCTTCCTCtttataaaaaagggaaaattaTATTTTAGATTCTGAAAATTAATTTCTCATCTCCACAGGTAGAATTCTGCCCCCTTCTCTCAGGTGCAAGGTGATATCAATCCACACGGTTATAGGGAGCTCCATTCTAGCCAGGCACTTCTATGCTCCATCATCACCCTAACAACTGACCGGCCCATGGACATGAATGACCTAGCCTCGCACCACTGTTGTGAAACAGAGAAGTACCAGTGCTCATATTTTACATATAGGAAAACTGAGGAACAGACAGGCAATgggacatgcccaaggtcactcgGCGAGACTTTGGCAGAACCCTGGGGCTCCTTTGGCAGGAatgaacccaggaatcctggctcacAGTCCAATAACTTAACCAGAGACCTTTGCATCTATTTGACGTCCAATCCGTTTTGCCGCATTTCGCAGGACGTTTCAACTTCACAAACTCTTCTATTCCTTGGACCAGTCTCAAAAGACCAAGGACAAAAATTCTCCTCTCACTTATGTTGGAGCCAAATCAGGAGTCTCTTCAATGAATTCACTGGGAAATGGCCCAGCTAAGGCCACCTCTCCATGTGCCGTGTTgcagatcgatcttctggcattcgatttagtgggtctagtaaggacctgctaaatcaaacgctgaagTTGCCCCTGGTCTATGCCAGTACTCCTCGATTCACAAGGAAGGGAAGTCGAGGGGAGcattttctcccatcaacctcctgctgtggagacagtgccaagCTCTGCTTATGGTAAATCGGCTCCAGAGACGTTATTTATGTAACTCGAGCTTAGTAGcttaggccaggtctgcactacaCCTGGAAGGTTGGCCTAAGTGGAGTCCCAATCAATCCCCAGACTTCTAAATGCAGCCACATTTAAACAACTCCAGACAGGTCCTGCTCTGTGGCCAAGGGACCTGgctccattgactccagtgaaCGAATGTCCATTTAAACCCGTTGATGTCCTTGGCCATTGACTGCAGCAGGACTGGACTGCagctggggtgagggtggggtctGCCCACGTATCACTTGTTTTCATCACTTTGGTGACTTTTGCCATTCCAATTAGTCAGGGAGGAGATCAGGCTAAATTATACAACACCCATCGGTACATGAGGGAGTGTCCTACCAGGCCAGTGTAGAAACAGGTCAGCTGAGGAAATACGTGAGTCTCGTGGGATGCAAAGGGTGAGCTCATCATACCTGGGGCTTGTCTCATTTCCAGAAGGCAGGGCTTGCAGACTATATAAAAGTTCTCTCGCCTCCGAGCACCACTAGCCGCTTGACTTCTGCATGGTCCTTCTTCTTGGGCAGTTGGGTAAGTCTGGTCCTGGAGCTGTGCTTTGCTTTCCGTGGGCGCTCAGGTTAGCGCAGGCTGGCGATCTGAAGGAGTCTTGAGGCCACTTTTAAAGACATTTGTGGATGTTGGTGGTAGTGAATAGAAGAAAGAGTAAAAATATCCTTGATAAAGCCAACTTCACGCCTGCCAACGAATGTTGGCTTTAGGTGTTAATATACCCTGAGCTGCTACATACATGACAATTCCCTAGGTATGTGTAGCTTGTTCCTAGCAATATATGGACACTGGACTTGCCATTGGTGCAGATAACAGATTTAGCTAAGTTTGTCATTATTTGCAATGTTGCAGCCTTATTGGCCCCAGGATAAGGCAGAGACCAGGTGGGAGAGGGAATTTCTTTTGTTGGATCCCAACTTCTGTAGGTGGAAGGTCTTGATGCTTCATAGGTTGCAGGAAATCTCCCATAATCCATCTGTGCAGTTGCCTACTGCAACACTTGGGGGCTATATGAGAACTTCCTTCTAGTCTGCTTtgactagggcaggggtgagcaatgaGTGGCCCACAGGCCTACGCGGTTCACCGGTGTTagccctggggggctgctggcGCTTTATTTATCTGCATGTCTCCAGGtacagctcccgttggctacaGATCGCTCCTCCCGGCCACTGGCatctgcaggaagtggtgtcctggcccacgccgcttcccacagctcccattggctgggcacagtgatccacagccaacgggTGCTTCGAGCAGCTCTATCTACAGACACCGCGCAACTAAATAAAGCGCCAGAGGCCACCCCTGGTGAACCACCTCTGGTTTATCGCCTACCCCTGGGCTGGGTATGCCGTGCTCCTTACAGCACAAGGGGCGAGCGCATTCAGTTTAGCTTCCTCCAGCCGCCGCGTTATTAGTGAGTGTAAGATTAGCCATCTCGTTGGGAGGCTGCTGCCGGCACATGTCACGGTGAGTGCAAGAACGAATGGCGCCATGCTTGCTGTTGCTTATTCTTCGCACAACAGCTTGTGAATATAATGGGCACTATTCTCCTTTCACCAACACCATCTGGAATCCTGGGGGGCACCGACAGAGTGAGACTGATGTCAGCCCAGAATCAGAGAACCATCGGGCTCCGTGTTTGCCGTGGAGACACTCGGTATTACGGGGGCTGGACATTTCCCTCTAGTGTCTGAGCCTCCTTTCCCCTGGGCTTTAGAATACGCCAGCGGGACGTTGGCAGCGAGAGGCAGATACCGAGACGAGCAGCTTCACAGGGAAGGTGCTGGCGGGAAGACACTAGATAAAGGGCAGAGTGATGCTTCTGGAGACGGCGCTAGGGAGGGGGCACAAAAGGCAATTTTGTCCGAAACAATTTGATCGTCTCTCGTTGGGAGGCGTCTGTGTGGGAGCTGGCCAAGGCCTGTGCGGGAAGCACGGAACAGAGAGGAGGCAGATGAGAGAGGGGCTCAGAAGGCAGGATGCAGAGGTGACATGAGCAGTGGGTTGGCATCCCAAGGCGGAAGAGAGGGTAAAGCGACGTGCGTTCTGAGAGACCATTGGTCTCCCAAGACACAGGCGGGTTGGCTCTGGTCGCACTGCGTTTCCATTGCGTGTTCCATAACACTTTGGTGCTTCTTTTAGACTACCCTGTCTTGCACAAAGATGCCTTATCCCCATGACCAGCAGCAATGCAAGCAAGGCATCACGCTGCCGCCGGCACTCTGCAAGGGGCCGAAAAACGTCCCAGGAACCGCCGCATGTCCAGAGCCAGTGACATGCCCTGAGACGGCACCATGTCCTTCAGGGAACCCGCTATGCGCCGGGCCCCCAGTCGTCGGTCCTGCTCCAGCCCCGGCGCCAAGAGGAGACCCTgatcctcctccagcccctgcgCCAAAACCAGTCCCTGTTACTCCTCCAGTCCCTGAGCCAAAACCAGTCCCTGTTACTCCTCCAGTCCCTGAGCCAAAACCAGTCCCTGTTACTCCTCCAGTCCCTGAGCCAAAACCAGTCCCTGTTACTCCTCCAGTCCCTGAGCCAAAACCAGTCCCTGTTACTCCTCCAGTCCCTGAGCCAAAACCAGTCCCTGTTACTCCTCCAGTCCCTGAGCCAAAACCAGTCCCTGTTACTCCTCCAGTCCCTGAGCCAAAACCAGTCCCTGTTACTCCTCCAGTCCCTGAGCCAAAACCAGTCCCTGAGCCAAAACCAGTCCCTGTTACTCCTCCAGTCCCTGAGCCAAAACCAGTCCCTGTTACTCCTCCAGTCCCTGAGCCAAAACCAGTCCCTGTTACTCCTCCAGTCCCTGAGCCAAAACCAGTCCCTGTTACTCCTCCAGTTCCTGAGCCAAAACCAGTCCCAGTTACTCCTCCAGTCCCTGAGCCAAAACCAGTCCCTGTTACTCCTCCAGTCCCTGAGCCAAAACCAGTCCCTGTTACTCCTCCAGTTCCTGAGCCAAAACCAGTCCCTGTTACTCCTCCAGTCCCTGAGCCAAAACCAGTCCCTGTTACTCCTCCAGTCCCTGAGCCAAAACCAGTCCCTGTTACTCCTCCAGTTCCTGAGCCAAAACCAGTCCCTGTTACTCCTCCAGTCCCTGAGCCAAAACCAGTCCCTGTTACTCCTCCAGTCCCTGAGCCAAAACCAGTCCCTGTTACTCCTCCAGTCCCTGAGCCAAAACCAGTCCCTGTTACTTCTCCAGTCCCTGAGCCAAAACCAGTCCCTGTTACTCCTCCAGTCCCTGAGCCAAAACCAGTCCCTGGTCCTtctccagaccctgcaccaaGAAGAACCACCGCTCCTTCTACGACCTCTACCTCAACACCAACCACCACTTCTTCTACAACTCCTACACCAACACCATGCCCTGCAGGGAAGAGGCCATGCAAGGAACCACCTGTCACTGGTCCTCCAGCATTCCCTGAGCCAGCACCGTGTTGTCAAGGGAAGCAACAGTGCCAGTTGCCACCAATCTCTATTCCTTCTCCAACCCCATGTCCTCCAGGGAAGGGGCCATGCAAGGAACCACCAGTCACCATTCCTCCTGGAGGCCCTAAGCCAACCCCATGTGTTCCAGGGGAGCCAACATGCAAGGATTCATCGGTGAAAGCCCCCCCTTGTGTGAAGACATGCCCGTCAACCGAACAGCCACACAGCAAGCAGCCCGGCCAGCTGCCACCCAAAAGGAAGTAACCTGCAACTAACAATGGGTGCCATGGAAGGAAGAGCGGTGAGCCAAATCGGAGCGCCCACTTCTGTGGCGTCTCATCGGCCATCTTACCTCATCCCCTTCTCTCCTTACGGGTGCACAGCTTCCCACCCCTTTGTTCAATCCATGGTTCAATATGGTAGGATAGTTCTGTTAATAAGTGACATGGTGTTTCTGGCTCtgttatatatatttgcatgcactgCTCGAAAATGCTGGATTGGATAGAAATTGTACCAAAGATGCTCTGATGTGCTAATTTAATTGCACTCTCCTAGTTCTTTTGAACCTCCCAGAGCTAGAGCAGGTGATGCTGCAGGACCAGGAATGCCCAAATGATGCTCAGGCTTTACCATGAAAGTCAAGACTGTTGTCCAGCATGATGATGTCATTACCTTGTGCTCCAACGTCTGTCTCTCTGGATCTGCAGCCTGCACTTTGTTAGctacttagactgtaagctccttgggacagaggctgggtttaattctatgtttgtacagtgcctagagcCATTGGCTAAGGCACCCAGGTGTTACAGAAACACAAATAATGGGTAATAATGATTCCGTGGACTAGAAGAGGTTTTCCAGACACCACAAAATCATGGTCCAAAATTTCTCATCATTTGGCAATTACCCCAGAGTATAGAAGATGCAAAGATTCCTATAATATCTACAGTCCCATTAGAAATCTGCTATACTGAATTACAAGCCCTCTCCACTAAAATAGCTTTAGAGAGCCTTTTGTCCACAAATAACTTACATGGTGTTTTGGTATCTTGGAAAAATCAAACACAGCCAGCAAGCAATAATGGGAAAGACCTTGATTATTAACTCCAACCCATATTCATTCTAGAAGAATCAACCTTCATGCGTGCCTTTCCCTTATTAATTGTGCAGAGAATGAATGAAGCATATATGCTGTACTGCATGAGTTATATCCTCGGATGGATTTTACCATACACTGGAACAGTGATGCTGTTGATGTACTCTGTACTTAGCTATAGTTATTCGGTGTATGTTGCTGGCATTGCATGCGTAATTCCTTGCTCTGTGAATTTCaacaataataaaatagaaaacaatAATCAGTTATGGACAAGTCCTTTATTAAAATAATTCTCTGGACAAAATCTTTAAAGTAGAAAAAGAAatgagggatgtaaatggttaagcAGTTTACTGGTATACATCACCCTTACCAGTTATGGCTCCAGCCTCAGagggcctgctgggggtgggggccctCCAGtgcggccagagcagccccttcctgctcccaTTTAATCGATTAGCTAACCGGTGGCACCAGATGTTCAGTTAATTAAACGGGATTCTCAATCCCTAAGAGAAGTGACTCTTGAAATACTGTTTGATTTTTTAAGTGAGAAAGGACGACCAGGAGGCACAGATTTTTAAGACAAGAAGAGACACTTCTGACCACCAGTCAGGTCTTCTGCCCAGCGCAGATCAGGGCTGCATGACTGAGCCCCGTGACTGGCGATGAGAGGCAAGCCA includes:
- the LOC112545116 gene encoding uncharacterized protein LOC112545116; its protein translation is MPYPHDQQQCKQGITLPPALCKGPKNVPGTAACPEPVTCPETAPCPSGNPLCAGPPVVGPAPAPAPRGDPDPPPAPAPKPVPVTPPVPEPKPVPVTPPVPEPKPVPVTPPVPEPKPVPVTPPVPEPKPVPVTPPVPEPKPVPVTPPVPEPKPVPVTPPVPEPKPVPVTPPVPEPKPVPEPKPVPVTPPVPEPKPVPVTPPVPEPKPVPVTPPVPEPKPVPVTPPVPEPKPVPVTPPVPEPKPVPVTPPVPEPKPVPVTPPVPEPKPVPVTPPVPEPKPVPVTPPVPEPKPVPVTPPVPEPKPVPVTPPVPEPKPVPVTPPVPEPKPVPVTPPVPEPKPVPVTSPVPEPKPVPVTPPVPEPKPVPGPSPDPAPRRTTAPSTTSTSTPTTTSSTTPTPTPCPAGKRPCKEPPVTGPPAFPEPAPCCQGKQQCQLPPISIPSPTPCPPGKGPCKEPPVTIPPGGPKPTPCVPGEPTCKDSSVKAPPCVKTCPSTEQPHSKQPGQLPPKRK